The genomic DNA GCCACTTGCTCGACCGGTCGTGAAGGCCAGCCAGGTCATCTCTCTCTGCCTCTGCTGCATCTGAGCCGCAGATCGAGCTCGCGGTCGTGATCCCACCCCACCACCGTGATGGCGCGGCCGGGAAATGATGGGGGCGGAGACGGGCGGGCGCGGAAAGGCCACGCACCGACCGTGGGGTTGGTCGGCCATGTATGCGGCTGTCCGGCAACGGCAACCACGTAACGGCAGGACGCGGTGACTCCGTGAGGGAGGAAGCAGCCAGCTCCGGTCGACAGCTCGGGATCGGTGGGTGCGGCCGGAATGCGCGccagggaaggggagggggattGCGTCCAGAACTAGCAAACAATTCTGGCGACTAGTGTGGTCTGGAATTGTTTGCTGGCTGTGTCCGTGTGGGTGGGTGACGTTTACGTGTGCGGCCTCCCCTCATGGGCTGCAAGCCGACACCATTCATCTTTGGAGGCCCACGTTTGGATTGGGTTCCACTTCCACTAGCTGCTGCTGTTTTCACGTGCCCTTTTCCTCTCCTTTTTGAGGCACTTTCTGTACCGTTTGATTTTCTTTCTCCCGGGCGCTGCTGAATCGTTGACGGACACGGTAGCGGTAGGCATGTACAATCAGGACGCCAGCCTACGTGTCTAGGATACGGTATCGCTCGTCGACACGTGTGGCTGCCCTTTCGTCCCGTGTACGCGTGGGTCAACGACGCACTGAGGCCCGTCTGCACTTCCCCCTTCCGTCCGAGTTCCGACCGTGCGCACGCGACGACTTTTCAGTCCACGTTCCGGAACAGTGCTGGACCGCTAGTGTTGATCTTGTTCGCccaccgcggcgccgcccccctTCGCAATACGTCTCGTCCAATGTCCAATGCGCCCCTCATAGAAGTGGACCCCGGGCAGCGGCAGAACCCCGCGCGCGGATGCGCCAAGTGCCGGCGCGCGCGAGGCAAGCGCTGACGGGCGGCTGACGCCAGCGCGTAAACCGGAGGCGAGCGAGAGCGACGAGGCCCGGCCGCCCGCCTGGCCCGAGCCCTGCAGgcgcggcacgcggcggcgcaaACAGAGCGCGACGCGCGCGGGGCGGCATGATTCCGACGGGTTcgggcggcagcgcgcggcgcGCTCCCTGTCGCGGGCTGGCGGCGCCGAGTGCCCACACAAGGCACACGATCCGAGCCGAGCAGCAAGCAGCGAACCTTCCCGGCCCGCCCTTCAGCTGGGACTGGGAGCAAATGTTTTTTGACTGGCCAAAAAGCAagcctgtttagtttccaaaaaaatttctaaagtACCTATggctatcacatcgaatctttggacacatATATAGAACATTAAATacaattgaaaaaataactaattacatagctTAACTATAAATGACAatacgaatcttttaagcctaattaattcataattagatattaattattaaataacaacgaaagtgctatagtacaaaaatccaaaaaaaaaagcgaactaaacacagccttgggAGTGTGTGCTCACAGCCCTTCCTCCAAAGCAAACGAGCTGCAGGAGCAAGGAGATGCATAGCAAGCACGGCAGTGTGTGTGTGATTCCACAGgataaggctgtgtttagttcgtgaatttttttggatttagatattgtagcactttcgttgttatttaacaattaatatccaatcatagactaattaggcttaaaagattcgtcttgtcatttacagttgaactgcataattagttatttttcaactgcatttaatgctctatgcatgtgttcgaacattcgatgtgacggatactttagaaaaaaatttagcAACTAAATAGGGCCTTAAGACAAGAGAATCTGCTCGCCCGATAGGCTTTTTCCCCATTAATCAAATGCGGCGCATCCACGTCAGTTGCTGCCGCCTGGCCCTGTTCCGTTCAGACGGACGCTCCACTTACTAGACGACTACCCTTCGAGTAAACTCGCGCGATTTTGTATTACAACTAGGTGTACAATCCGTGCATTTGCgcagctagtattgaaaataaaaatataatatgttgttgtattcttacttaaagattatactatttttttaccatacatcaccctatttattatcgtaaattatgtcttattattgGTTAAAATAATTCAATATGATCTATATAtaataatttgatttgttgagctttaataatattatttatataattatttatattttcattttatttagactgattgttgttagctttagtttttattaatagtatatgtttgtaattaatacatagctaaataatattttatatttaatttttcataatggcattggtgggtgatttttaattaggcacaggggttGTGATTTTAAATTAgccacaggggtattttaggctaattttttcgtaatggcagtgatgggtaattttagttttttttctctgattaacgtgagaatttctatgtCTTAAGAgcaaacgtggaggctccgtttgttggccaaataataagataatagattacaCGACCACCACAGTATTCAAATGCACGCACAGTGGATAAGAATATGACCACCATAGAGTATCCCCCAAATTAAGCACGCATGATTGGTAGTACTAACCATCACACCGGCCGTTGGCTCAGTTTTCTGTTGGCAAACAAACATTTATTTCAATCAGAGCTCATTTTCCGTTCCGTTGTGAAACCAACTAATAGCTCTGATCAAGAGCAACGATGGATCGGAAAAAAAGAAATGCTGGGATCGAGTCTGCAACCGGTACACATCCAGAAGAGACAACACCACCATTGGTCGCTGGCTTGTTATTTTAGCTCGCATGTCGGAGCTCCATACGGAGCCCATGCATCTCCGTGACCAACAGCTTAACAAAGAGACAGCGACAGGTCTGATAAAAGAAACCTCCCCGAGCTTGACCTCCTTGTCTCGAGCCCCCCAATTCTAGCTAACACCAGGCTCTAATCAGGAAGCAAAATTTAATGAGATGCCTCGGCTTTAGAATACAGGCTAACATGGAAGAACACACATACCTCCAAGCATTCAACGAATCTGCGCAGCTTCCCTCTCTGAAAGATACACGTTTGGAATTGCCTTCTCAGCGCTAGACACTGACCAAATCAGAGTGGTTAATGGGTAGCGGTTGGTTATTAGCCTGGTCCTGCAAATTAGCTCAGACTTCAGTCTTTGGGGGGCCATTGCTTCATTGATCTGAATATTTGCCTTAAAAAATGTTTGCGTTTTGCAACTGAGTCATTGTTTCTCTTGTCTCGTATTGGAATACGGTCTGTAATCTCGACACTGTAAGATGCATGCAGCATGGTAATACAGAAGACAAGGAATCTCACATGCAAGACAGGCATGATGCGTGCACCCACCCACAAAATCGGCATGAGAAAAACCCTGAGGCATGGGGGTCACGGTGAGGCCATGCCTGTCCCATCAGGCCGGTAAACGGTAGTGCAGACGACAGACAACATCGATCAGGTCAGTCGACTGATCAAGCAGCATCATGTGTGCGCTGCCTGCAGTGCGTTGCTTGGGATTTAGTAGGGATCTCGCGAGagcaggaagaaaaaaaaaggcctaCAGCAAATCGCCAAACTTTGGGGTTGCCCGTGCCCCTACCTAATAATTGTTGTACACTCCTAAACAATTGCTTACTCACTCACATGTGACGTAATGGTCCACAAACTACAGCTCATTATGCTAACAGAGCCCCAGTTTTGTCATGTTTGCCAAGTGGTGCTTAGATGGTAATCCTGCTTACATCTAACTTCATTTTCGTGAACTAGCTCTCCTTGCGAGTGGCCATAAAGGTCTAGTTTGCAAATGTGTCAAAGTCCAGACACCATAGTGCATTTTGGCCTGCAACCGTCACCGATTTATATCCAAGAAAGccatggagggagggagggagggagcctgCTCTTCTCTTGTTAAGCCCCCTCCATCACCAGTCGCTACCACCATTGCCAATACACCAGCATGACGAAGCTACTCTGTGTAGTTCTTGTCACAACCCTTCTTCTAGCCACTCTCGCAGgtgcttcttcatcttctctTACGTCCTCCCTCGGCAGGCATCAAGCACAAGTTCTAGGTCGCAAAGGCAGAGAACTTGGGCAGTACCAGCATCAAAGCAGTCACATGCAACAGCCTGAGGTCAGTTCATAGTCCCTACATCCCCAAGAACCTGTTGAAGTTTCAGTTGGTTATCTTATCTCTGCAAAGGGAAATTCAGTGACTGAAGCCTGAATCTAGCAGCAGTCTGCTTTCCTCTTCACATCAACTTTCTGTTCACATTACATCTTCAGCAATGTACAGGAAGGAACTTGACAGTTCATGATCTGTCCATGATCTGCAGGAAGTGGCTATGGAGGTGAAGAAGCCTGCGGAGACGACGGCCGGTTGGACG from Panicum virgatum strain AP13 chromosome 7N, P.virgatum_v5, whole genome shotgun sequence includes the following:
- the LOC120683903 gene encoding uncharacterized protein LOC120683903, whose product is MTKLLCVVLVTTLLLATLAGASSSSLTSSLGRHQAQVLGRKGRELGQYQHQSSHMQQPEEVAMEVKKPAETTAGWTVVDHGDDAKEGLIYSADYSGVAMHAGSPPTPKPKHRHPKP